A window from Neobacillus sp. PS3-40 encodes these proteins:
- a CDS encoding DNA-directed RNA polymerase subunit alpha yields MIEIEKPKIETVEINDDAKYGKFIVEPLERGYGTTLGNSLRRILLSSLPGAAVTSIQVDGVLHEFSTIEGVVEDVTSIILNIKKLALKIYSDEEKTLEIDVQGEGVIKAGNITHDSDVEILNPDLPICTLGSNGQLRMRLTARRGRGYTPAEQNKREDQPIGVIPIDSIFTPVSRVIYQIENTRVGQMTNYDKLTLDVWTDGSTGPKEAIALGSKILTEHLNIFVGLTDEAQNAEIMIEKEEDQKEKVLEMTIEELDLSVRSYNCLKRAGINTVQELANKTEEDMMKVRNLGRKSLEEVKAKLEELGLGLRKDD; encoded by the coding sequence ATCGAAACGGTTGAGATCAACGATGATGCCAAGTACGGGAAGTTCATCGTAGAGCCACTTGAGCGTGGATATGGTACCACTTTGGGTAACTCCCTACGTCGTATCCTATTATCTTCACTCCCAGGTGCCGCAGTTACATCGATTCAGGTCGATGGGGTACTTCATGAGTTCTCAACAATTGAAGGCGTCGTAGAGGATGTAACATCCATCATTTTAAACATTAAGAAATTGGCTTTAAAAATCTACTCTGATGAAGAGAAAACTCTTGAGATTGATGTACAGGGTGAAGGTGTCATAAAAGCAGGTAATATCACACATGATAGTGATGTTGAAATCCTAAATCCAGATCTTCCGATTTGTACCTTAGGTTCCAATGGTCAACTTCGTATGAGGTTAACAGCTCGTCGTGGGCGTGGTTATACTCCTGCTGAACAAAATAAACGTGAGGATCAACCAATTGGTGTTATTCCGATCGATTCTATTTTCACACCGGTTTCTCGTGTCATCTATCAAATAGAAAATACTCGTGTAGGTCAAATGACTAATTATGACAAGCTAACGCTTGATGTTTGGACCGATGGTAGCACTGGGCCAAAAGAAGCGATTGCTCTTGGTTCTAAGATTTTGACTGAGCATTTGAATATTTTCGTTGGTTTAACTGACGAAGCTCAAAATGCTGAAATCATGATTGAAAAAGAAGAAGACCAAAAAGAAAAAGTTCTTGAAATGACAATTGAAGAGCTAGATCTTTCTGTTCGTTCATACAACTGCCTAAAGCGTGCTGGAATCAATACTGTTCAGGAATTAGCAAATAAGACTGAAGAAGATATGATGAAAGTTCGAAACTTAGGACGTAAGTCACTTGAAGAAGTGAAGGCGAAACTAGAAGAGCTAGGATTAGGCTTACGTAAAGACGACTGA
- the rplQ gene encoding 50S ribosomal protein L17, with protein sequence MAYRKLGRTSAQRKAMLRDLTTDLIINERIQTTETRAKEIRGTVEKMITLGKQGDLHARRQAASYVRNEVADAENGQSALQKLFADIAPRYTERQGGYTRIMKLGPRRGDGAPMVIIELV encoded by the coding sequence ATGGCATATAGAAAGTTAGGACGCACAAGCGCACAACGTAAAGCAATGTTGCGTGATTTAACAACAGACTTAATTATCAATGAACGTATCCAAACAACAGAAACCCGTGCGAAAGAAATTCGTGGTACTGTTGAAAAAATGATCACTTTAGGCAAACAAGGCGATCTTCATGCTCGCCGTCAAGCTGCTTCATACGTACGTAATGAGGTTGCAGATGCTGAAAATGGTCAAAGTGCACTTCAAAAATTATTCGCTGATATCGCTCCTCGTTACACTGAGCGACAAGGTGGTTACACTCGTATTATGAAACTTGGACCTCGCCGCGGTGACGGTGCACCAATGGTTATTATCGAGTTAGTTTAA
- a CDS encoding energy-coupling factor ABC transporter ATP-binding protein codes for MKQPIITLEKVSFHYESSEDYALKDVSFSIYEGEWLAIVGHNGSGKSTMAKLLNGLQFPQEGEITVCGIKLNEDSVWEIRRQLGMVFQNPDNQFVGTTVQDDVAFGLENNGIERDDMVRRVEDSLKKVKMDQFLNQEPHHLSGGQKQRVAIAGVLALRPSIIILDEATSMLDPRGREEVLEIVRVLKEEKLLTVISITHDLEEAAKADRMIVMNKGQVYREGTPEEVFSMDEELVQLGLDIPFSIKMSKAIRKSGIDLSKQYLSEEELVTELWTYHFNK; via the coding sequence GTGAAACAACCAATTATTACACTCGAAAAGGTTTCTTTTCATTACGAATCAAGTGAAGACTATGCATTAAAGGATGTCTCCTTTTCTATTTATGAAGGCGAATGGTTAGCTATTGTAGGCCATAATGGGTCGGGGAAGTCAACGATGGCGAAACTATTAAATGGATTGCAATTTCCTCAAGAAGGGGAAATAACGGTTTGTGGTATAAAGCTTAATGAAGATTCTGTGTGGGAGATCCGTAGACAGTTGGGAATGGTCTTTCAAAATCCTGATAATCAATTTGTTGGAACTACAGTTCAGGATGATGTGGCTTTTGGTTTAGAAAATAACGGAATTGAACGCGATGATATGGTCCGAAGAGTAGAGGATTCTTTGAAGAAGGTTAAAATGGATCAGTTTCTTAATCAAGAGCCCCACCATCTTTCCGGCGGTCAAAAGCAACGTGTAGCTATTGCAGGTGTTCTTGCCTTACGACCTTCTATTATTATCCTAGATGAAGCAACATCAATGCTTGATCCAAGAGGTAGAGAAGAAGTGTTGGAGATAGTCAGGGTATTAAAGGAAGAAAAACTGTTGACTGTAATTTCAATCACTCATGATCTGGAAGAAGCTGCAAAGGCAGACAGAATGATTGTCATGAATAAGGGACAAGTTTATCGAGAAGGCACACCTGAAGAAGTCTTTTCAATGGATGAGGAATTAGTACAATTAGGGCTAGATATTCCTTTCTCAATAAAAATGAGCAAGGCAATTCGTAAAAGTGGTATTGATTTATCAAAGCAATACTTATCAGAAGAAGAGTTGGTGACTGAGCTATGGACATATCACTTCAACAAGTAG
- a CDS encoding energy-coupling factor ABC transporter ATP-binding protein — MDISLQQVEYRYQANTPFEHLAIQDVSIDIPTGTYMALIGHTGSGKSTVLQHLNALLQPSAGSVMIGDRIIKAKQKNKNLKQVRQRVGIVFQFPEHQLFEETVEKDIMFGPMNFGVSELEAKRRAHIAVKQVGLQEDVLEKSPFDLSGGQMRRVAIAGVLAMDPDVIVLDEPTAGLDPRGRKEIMDMFYQLHKTRGLSTILVTHSMEDAATYADQIIIMQQGKVVKKGTPVEIFSSPSELVEMGLDVPEVVRFQLKLEQKTGVKFDKIYLSIDQLSSAVGNLFTRGDRV; from the coding sequence ATGGACATATCACTTCAACAAGTAGAATATCGCTACCAAGCAAATACCCCATTTGAGCACCTTGCAATTCAAGATGTATCGATTGACATTCCAACAGGCACGTATATGGCACTTATCGGTCACACTGGCTCTGGAAAATCAACCGTACTCCAACATTTAAATGCTCTTTTACAACCTTCTGCTGGATCAGTAATGATAGGTGATCGTATTATTAAAGCTAAACAAAAAAACAAAAATCTTAAGCAGGTTCGTCAAAGGGTAGGTATTGTATTTCAATTTCCTGAGCATCAATTGTTTGAAGAAACGGTTGAAAAAGATATTATGTTCGGGCCAATGAACTTTGGTGTATCTGAATTGGAAGCAAAAAGGAGAGCGCATATTGCGGTTAAGCAGGTTGGCTTGCAAGAAGATGTCCTTGAAAAGTCTCCATTTGATTTATCCGGAGGACAAATGCGCCGTGTTGCAATTGCTGGTGTACTTGCTATGGATCCTGATGTTATCGTATTAGATGAGCCGACAGCTGGCCTTGATCCGCGGGGCCGCAAAGAGATCATGGATATGTTTTATCAACTTCATAAGACACGGGGTTTATCGACAATACTTGTTACCCATAGCATGGAAGATGCAGCAACATATGCTGACCAAATTATCATTATGCAACAAGGTAAGGTTGTTAAAAAGGGAACTCCAGTAGAAATTTTTTCATCTCCATCAGAGTTAGTTGAAATGGGGCTTGATGTTCCAGAGGTTGTCCGATTTCAGTTGAAGCTGGAACAAAAAACTGGAGTGAAATTCGATAAGATTTATCTTTCTATCGATCAGCTATCCTCTGCAGTTGGGAATCTTTTCACTAGAGGTGATCGAGTATGA
- a CDS encoding energy-coupling factor transporter transmembrane protein EcfT: MMEKMIFGRYVPADSIVHKMDPRSKLMIIFLFVCIIFLANNWVTYLIIGIYTFLMLGLSRIPFRFLYAGLKPVIWLVLFTLVLQVFFTKEGNLLYEIGPLKMYDEGVKQGIFISMRFFLLILMTSLLTLTTTPIEITDGLETLLHPLKKIHFPVHEMALMMSISLRFIPTLMEETDKIMKAQIARGVEFASGPYKERIKAVIPLLIPLFVGSFKRAEELAIAMEARGYRGGEGRTKYRQLSWKTVDSLQILLLAGLTALLFLLRS, translated from the coding sequence ATGATGGAAAAAATGATTTTTGGTAGGTATGTCCCTGCGGATTCGATTGTTCATAAAATGGATCCCCGCTCTAAACTGATGATTATCTTTTTATTTGTATGTATCATATTCCTTGCCAATAATTGGGTTACCTATTTAATTATTGGTATTTATACTTTCTTGATGCTTGGTTTATCACGTATTCCTTTTCGGTTTCTATATGCAGGTTTAAAGCCTGTTATATGGCTAGTTCTCTTTACGCTAGTTCTTCAAGTTTTTTTTACAAAGGAAGGAAATCTTCTATATGAGATTGGTCCTTTGAAAATGTATGATGAGGGTGTAAAACAAGGGATCTTTATTTCCATGAGGTTTTTCCTCTTGATCTTAATGACTTCCTTATTAACGCTAACAACTACACCAATTGAAATTACCGATGGTCTTGAAACTTTATTGCATCCACTAAAGAAAATTCACTTTCCAGTTCACGAAATGGCTTTAATGATGTCAATCTCCTTACGATTTATTCCAACATTAATGGAGGAGACAGATAAAATTATGAAAGCGCAAATTGCCAGAGGTGTGGAGTTTGCGAGTGGGCCTTACAAAGAACGGATTAAGGCTGTAATTCCGCTGCTCATCCCACTGTTTGTTGGTTCATTTAAACGAGCAGAGGAGCTAGCGATTGCAATGGAAGCAAGAGGTTATCGAGGTGGAGAAGGGCGAACAAAATATCGGCAATTAAGTTGGAAAACGGTAGATTCACTCCAAATTTTATTACTTGCAGGATTAACAGCACTATTATTCTTATTACGATCTTAA
- the truA gene encoding tRNA pseudouridine(38-40) synthase TruA encodes MQRYKCVISYDGAEFSGYQVQPNKRTVQGELESVLTKMHKRDGIKVTGSGRTDAGVHAKGQVIHFDSSLSISESKWKVALNSLLPEDISILSVEKARENFHARFDTVGKEYHYHLNLSLDRDPFLRNYAYQYPYKLNYEAMREASMYLLGTHDFTSFCSAKTDVVDKVRTIEEIDFSVDKELFILRFVGNGFLYNMVRILVGTLLEIGAGTRSPKEIITILEKRDRRFAGKTAPAQGLYLWEVYYK; translated from the coding sequence ATGCAAAGATATAAATGCGTAATTTCATATGATGGGGCCGAATTTTCTGGTTATCAGGTTCAACCCAATAAACGTACGGTTCAGGGTGAACTGGAAAGCGTTTTAACTAAAATGCATAAAAGGGACGGGATAAAAGTAACTGGATCAGGAAGGACAGATGCGGGTGTCCATGCAAAAGGACAAGTTATTCATTTTGATTCCAGTCTTTCTATCTCAGAATCAAAGTGGAAAGTTGCGTTAAACTCGTTACTTCCAGAGGATATTTCCATTCTTTCAGTAGAGAAGGCTCGAGAAAATTTTCACGCACGCTTTGATACAGTGGGAAAAGAATATCACTACCATCTTAATTTATCCCTTGATAGAGATCCCTTCCTGCGTAATTATGCTTATCAGTATCCATATAAATTGAACTATGAAGCCATGAGGGAAGCAAGTATGTATTTGTTAGGAACACATGACTTTACGAGTTTTTGTTCTGCAAAAACAGACGTGGTGGACAAAGTCCGAACGATAGAGGAAATTGATTTTTCAGTGGATAAAGAACTCTTCATTCTTCGGTTTGTGGGTAATGGCTTTTTATATAATATGGTTCGAATCCTAGTTGGAACTCTTTTGGAAATTGGTGCTGGCACTCGTTCACCCAAGGAGATTATTACTATTTTAGAAAAAAGGGATCGTCGCTTTGCGGGAAAAACAGCACCAGCTCAGGGCTTGTATCTTTGGGAAGTGTATTATAAGTAG
- the rplM gene encoding 50S ribosomal protein L13, which produces MRTTFMANANNIERKWYVIDAEGKTLGRLASEVASILRGKNKPTFTPHVDTGDHVIILNASKVHLTGKKLTDKIYYRHSLHPGGLKTRTALEMRTNYAEKMIELAVRGMLPKNTLGRQQFKKMHVYAGSEHQHQAQQPEVYELRG; this is translated from the coding sequence ATGCGTACAACGTTTATGGCAAACGCTAATAATATCGAACGTAAATGGTACGTAATTGATGCAGAAGGTAAAACTTTAGGACGTCTTGCTTCTGAAGTAGCATCAATTTTACGTGGTAAAAATAAACCAACTTTTACACCACATGTTGACACTGGTGATCATGTTATCATTCTTAATGCATCTAAAGTGCATCTTACAGGTAAAAAACTAACTGACAAGATTTACTACCGTCACAGCTTACATCCAGGTGGTTTAAAAACAAGAACTGCTCTTGAAATGCGTACAAACTATGCTGAGAAAATGATTGAGCTTGCTGTTCGTGGCATGCTTCCAAAAAATACTCTTGGCCGTCAACAATTTAAGAAAATGCACGTTTACGCTGGTAGCGAACATCAGCACCAAGCACAACAACCAGAAGTTTACGAACTTCGCGGTTAA